aatataacgattttattacaatgtaagcctgaGAAAAATTTGTCATACAGAAATggtaaccaagcccttttatagtggagggatttttctttaagcataataaaataaacattcagtgggagacccataaTAAGTTAGCTTTTCcacaatttctgccaagattctctctagtgggattgcaacggcttttgtctgcgagctcgatcttgcttagaaccctcgattttggtttgagcttgatttcgaCTCAAGCttgtgatcttggttcgagcccgatcctaGCTCGAGCCTtcgaattgattcgaggtcaatgttggttggtctctagattatcagcatgatagatctactctgcatcatggttcgatttcgattcgagcttgataatgatatcgaactcgacatGGATCGGCCTCCCCGAGTTCGAGGTTAATTTGTTCcaccttcgggatcttacttcgatagatCACCGTTCGAACTCAATCGGACGTGttaaggccgaaatctatttcaaccgtatacagatagatagtcccctcgtttctcagaaagaatgtggcgagaaacgatatgattttttaacggctcgatcggattataaccTGACATTTCCATCGGGTTCGACCATGATGCATCTGGTAGTTGTCCCGtcggtttagtctttcaaggcatttaatgcatctGAACCGCCATCGcttgaacctataaataaccctttcttttatcttttaccacttttacatcttctatcTTCCAAATTTCTCAAGTTCTTCTTCGTACTCTCCAACTTATCAgtaaatctttgatttctttctGCAAAAACTCCTCTTCAATtttaccaaatctttgtcactttcttctattcctcacctttgaattcgaaaatggtgaaaacatcacaaaccattcctcagaaagaggAGGCTTTGTCTTCACATTGTGCCGCCGATGAGACACCGGCAGAACCACGGCCTGATGAGTGTGTTCCCggggcgtgtgttcttacttcagattttaaggtcgataaaggttcatcggtccctgaccggtgtgagccggtatcgaggtacatgtgttcgacAACCGAAAAGCACCTCAAACAGCTAAAGAAGGATTGCAATTGGggtgaaaaagaaataataattcctaCCCCTGATGAAGATATCACttcttacgtgaaagggtttttgaatgtgtatacttacTCTTTCACTTTAGGTCCCCTCAATTCCGTTATCATTGATTTCTGTCGttaataccaaataaccctaggccaggtccaCCTTTCTTATTGGCGGATTGTTATCCTGATCCGATATTTTGTAAGCAAAATCGGGGGGATatcgttcaccctcgaccatcttatccgattataccgtcctcgactttttcgaggagggttaataaaacttcagtgtcgggctaccaaggctctgttctcgagtattgacgaggacagggaccggggttggatgggcaggttcgttcgagtaaggacttcggacctgattccgactgaaaagatgccctttcccgaggagtggaatatgaaacgtaagtgtgatcttgctgttacttctactttgttctttcatttATTCTCTCATCGACACTCCTCATTTATTCTCTCATCGACACTCCTCTTTTTGTGATGTAGTGGTTCCCTGTATGCACGGAGTagttcccgatctcaagaactgggtacgagcccttgtttcgacctccacatacgccgagcgctcatggcgtgatttgtcaaagggtcggtgggaggccaaaaatcacggtaagctcaTTTCTCGTACTCTTTGATGATCCGAACGAGgtggttttcaaaatattttattaaggttTTCCATATACAGGTTTGGGTAAAGACGCGATTTTGAGGCCCTTGTCCAATGAGGAGGAAATTTCGGCCTCTGTtccaaagccggtgaaggaaaataaaaggaaaagagcctccgttcccgaagatccaaaaccgaagaagaggatgGCTCATAAGCCGAATAAGAatgtcattcctttgaccgtggaattcgttctgcgtctaagggaagaagaagaagaagaagaagaagaagaagaagaagaagaagaagaagaagaaaatgatgagTCCGCGATGGTGGTCCGAATGAAGAGAACCACCGATGCCTCATTGGCGGCTGGACCGATGATGCTCCatgaggctccgcctcgaactgaggatatacTGGAGAAAGATTCGGGTAGAGTCCCCGAACTATCAGATATCGAAAACGCATCTTATCTGAGTCAACGGGCAGGGGATCTAATCGAAGGGGCCCTCGAACCCCTTCGAACCGAGGAGAATGCTCCAGGCGATTCATTTGGGGCAGCAGCAATCGAGGATTCACCTACCTTTCCCGCTTTTTCcgcaggggtgattcgggaagctcaaGCTCTGGGAGCCCTCGATCTAGACAGGCCTCACGATGAAGAAGACCActttcgtgacctgtttaccggCATTGAGGACGTTGCCGGTGCTGgtgatgaatcagatctttttcacggattgcggcaggctttgaatcaggtgagcttttaaaattattttgtcggtACTATCTTTATGTTCATTTTTCGTTAACTTCgcttcttgtttctttgtaggTAGCGGCAGTTTATTGAGAACAATGTTCTCGATCCCAAAATGAGCTGCATCGATACGAGGCCGACCTACAACGGGCTATTGACGAGAGGAACTCCTTTAGACTTTCCTTAGGGCAGAgagaagaggaaataaaagacctccgagatgagctggccaaggcttatcaagatcagaccgatttgtctaagcaggtaatgatgcttttgaaagcctatgggcttgataccggaacgatagctaacatttcggtctcacagctgcagcaaaaaatcgagatgatcgggaagcttcgtgaggaggtcggCGTGATAAGAATGGAGTCTTTGCGGTGCCCATCCATATACCAACTCGAAACCAAGAACgcgaaagaaggtatggaccgctttgctgcagaaaaagagactgctcgagcccagttatcatcgtccgaaacccaacttcagaaaatgaaggaaaaaggcctagttcaagcaagaagaattgaggagcttgaggctcggttggcctttgtatttgccaaggccgaatctgatgccgaaaaggcaaaggccgatgcggatgtgcttgtggccgtctatcgggccgatgctgaagctgcccaagtccaggcaagagaggcagccgagtccgccgatactcgagcacattgggtcgcaGAACTTGCTAAGTGCTTATCCTgaagggaaactctcgaggagatccatgctcgtggttTCGATCTCgttgaagagataaaaagggccaaagaactcgaagccgatgctgaagctctggTTTCTGATGGCAATGATGATGATTATGGGAGCAAGTGCGGATCCGAGAACGGGGGGAGCCTGACAAAGAAGAGACTGCTCCTGACCGAGAagttttgtttttagtttttacgttgtaatcaCCCATGCAGAAATTTGTATATAGATACATCCCCTTTTTTGCCAACTTGCTTCTGTTTTTGTTTTCTGTCTTGTGATGActttattcatgccttatgaatgttttcacaatgatttaaacaacttaatcaaatttggacttcgtagcctcTGTAATCGAGCGAGCGCTTACTCAAACTTGGAgcgatgtagcccttaggcttattagttgagtcaatgattcgagcttgaagaaatatagcccgtaggcataatggtcgagtgagttcttgctcgaactcgaaataaaagtagcccataggcttagtagtcgaacTCAAagcaaagtagcccgtaggcgtaatggttgagtgagcatttgctcgaactcgaaataaaagtagctcgtaggcttagtcgagtgaatgattcgaactcgaagcaatgtagcccgtaggcttaatgatcaagtgagcgcttgctcgaactcgaaataaaagtagcccgtaggcttagtcgagtgaatgattcgaactcgaagcaatgtagcccgtaggcgtaatagtcgagtgagcatttgctcgaactcgaaataaaagtagcccgtaggcttaatcgagtgaatgattcgaactcgaagtaatgtagcctgtaggcgtaatggtcgagtgagcgtttgctcaaactcgaaataatgtagcccgtaggcgtaatgatcgagtgagtgtttgctcgaactcgaaataaaagtagcccgtaggcttagtagtcgagtttatcttaattctgattgcataataaatctcaaaatagaggaattttccttggatataagatgccgataaagaagagaactttcttcgcACGTTATTTCATgcctgggttcgggccaatctatatgagcatggttcgctttgaccatttggctcttacaatttttcctattggaaccctgtttTTGTGAAATAACTCTCTTGCGAGGCCTCAAATATTGTTGTAAATGCtacacgatcaatggttgcctcattaaaaaccttgtcgaaaaacccatttgggataaaacctgtctaaggaaaaaagagtgcaacgcgtgctttcaagcgAGAGATCCATCCTAgcccttgttcggacttctgcaggggtcagttttgaaacataaacgaatatggaaaggtcgtaccttagcagtagtaccgttttagatgtgatacattccagctgcttgatagttgtttgccgtttataatgccgagcatgtacgatccctttccgatgtTCTCGAGCACCTGATATCGTCCTTCCtaattcggtcctagttttccttcgttcagatttcgggtattgatggtaatttttcttaacactaagtccccaggcttgaaatggcggagcttggttcttcgattataatatctttcgattcgctgcttttgggcggccaattggacgagagcagcttctcgtctttcgtccgatagttcgaggctggtattcatagccttgttatttgattcttccatcgcgaatcgaaatctggcactgggttcaccaacttcgactggtatcaatgcttcggacccatatactaaggagaatgaggtcgcccccgtactggattttgacgtcatccgatatgcccaaaggacttcgggcaggatttctctccatttccctttagcgtcgttcaacctcttctttaagttttgaatgacagttttgttcgttgattcggcctgtccattcccactggggtggtatggcatcgatagtatccttcttatcttgtggtcttcgaggaatcttgttactttgctgccaacgaattgttttccattgtcacacactatttcggcgggtatcccgaatcggcatatgatatgatcccaaataaagtctataacttctttctctcttattttcttgaacGCCTGTGCtttaacccatttagaaaaatagtcagccataaataaaatgaatttggctttacctggggtcgatggcagagggccgacgatatccattccccacttcatgaacggccacggggataggactgagtggagttgctctccgggttggtggatcatcagtgcaaacctttgacatttgtcacattgacgaacaaattccttcgcatctttgcccatatcgatccaataataccctgctctgattattttttgaactAATGTAACGGCTCCAGGGTGATTCCCACAAGTACCCTCATGCACTTCCCacaggatgtaatcggtatctcccggacctaagcatactgccaacggtccatcgaatgttcttcggtGCAGCGTTCCGTCcaaagccaacgtgaatcgagcagctttagtccgtagggttctggaatctttagggttcgatgggagttttccgctcttcaagtattcaatatacttgtttctccaatcccatgttaagcttgtagaatttatttcggcgtgaccttcttcgattaccgatctcgaaagtttaacaacattccccgagcccgagtcatctacctcgaccgacgaccccaaattcgcaagcgcgtcggcctcattattctgttcccgTGGTACATGTCGTAAAGTCCATtatttgaaatggtgcaaagtgacaagcagtttatctaaatacctttgcattctaccttctcgaacttcgaaggttttgttttcTTGACTCACCAACAGCAAAGAGTAgcaattggcttcaatgacttctgctcctaagtttctagctagctcgagacctgcaatcatggcttcatactcggactcgttgttagtcaacttgatagttttaatagattgcctaatagtgttacccgtggatggtttcaaaactatgcccagcccggaccctttcacgttcgaagccccgtccgtaaaaaggatccatactcccgatgatgtacctgatttcaacaaaagttctttttcgacttcgagtacgagggttggcatgaaattggccatgaagtctgctaaaatttgggacttgatggccatacggggtcgatattcgatatcgtacccactgagttcgacggcccatttggccagtcggcctgataactcgggtttgtgcaaaatattacgaagcgggtaagtggttaacacacatatgggatgacattgaaagtacggccttaacttcctagaggcgcttatcagtgcaagtgccaatttttctaggagcggatatctagttttcgcttctcctaaggttcgactcatataataaacggggaattgcgtaccttgctcttctcgaactatgacaccgcttacggcgacttccgatactgccaagtacaaacaaagtttttcgtctgtttttggagtgtgaagtagtggtgggcttgatagatatcACTTTAgtcctctaatgcttgttggcactccggggtccaagcaaaattgttcttcttttttagtagagagaaaaatttgtgacttcggtcagatgatcttgaaatgaaccggcctaaggctgcaatccgacccgttagcctttgtacggtcttcacgttgtccacaacaacgatgtcttcgatggccttgattttatcggggttaatctctattccccgatgtgacaccatgaagccgaggaacttgcccgaaccgaccccgaaagcatatttttcgggattgagcttcatgttgtatttcctcaaaattttgaacgtttcctgcaaatgggtcaaatggtcctctgcgcgcagggatttaactagcatgtcatcaatataaacttccattgattttcctatttgttcttcgaatattttatttactaggcgttggtaagtagcccctgcattctttagcccgaagggcattacattataacaatacgttccatatttggtgacaaatgaagtcttttcctggtccttcgGGTTCATCCGGATTTGATTATACcaggaataggcatcgagaaaagtgaggatctcatggccggtcgtggcatcgatcatgcgatctatgttgggcagcggaaaggaatctttggggcatgctttttttaaatccttatagtccacacgcattctaagtttgttcccttttttagggactacaactacattggctaatcATTCgagatatttcacctcccgaatggaccctactttAAGAAACTTGGTTAcatcgtcctttatgaatgcatgctttccttcggactggggtcttctcttttgcttcaccggtctgaacctgggGTCCAAACTTAGCCGATGCGTTGTTATGTCCTGcaggatccctgttatatctaaatgggaccgggcaaaacaatcgatgttatcgataagaaattgaacgagtttcttcctgagttcggggctcaaccccgttcccaagtatacctttcgctcgggccagtgctcgattaatgtgacttgctctagttcctcgatcgttgatttggtggcgtcagagtcatcgggaatcacgaaagatcgagggaccctttgatcatcatccCCTTCGATTTTCTGGTTGTCTGGCTGGGttgaagccgatgtctgtgattgctatttggtgtcccgttctccttccGGGCCTGATCCTTTTATCGGCGAAAGTGAGGACATTGGTTTAACTTCGTCGACGgggaacatttcctttgcggctggttgttctccgtacaccgttttgacacctctcgatgtcgggaatttgagggcctggtgtagggtcgaaggtacagctctcatgttgtggatccatggccttccgaaaagggcgttgtatctcatatcgccttctatcacgtgaaactttgtttcctggatggttccggccacgtttattggtaggattatctcgcctttggtggtttcacatgccatattgaacccgtttagaaccagaggtgcgggtacgatctgatcctgtaagccgagctgctctactaccttcaatcggatgatgttggccgagctacctggatcgattaacacgcttaattttagttttattcatgagtacggatattaccagtgcgtcgttatgaggttggatgaccccttctgcatcttcatcatcaaaggacaaagtccccatgggtacgtaatcttgagtccgagatcgcttttccgTCACAATCGATGTTCTAAtgcgtttaagcactggtccctgTGGGGTATCGAtgtcgccgatgatcatgtgaatgacgtgctgcggtttttcttgctcgttttgcttgctgaaatccctgtttttaaaatggtccttctccctatcactcagaaattcccgaaggtgccctttgttaaataagcgagctatttcctctcttagttgcttgcaatcttccgttctgtggccatgggtaccatgatattcgcacgtttgattgggatttcttcgggcaggatcggtctacatgggtcgaggccatttagtgtctttgatgcgtctgatCGCCCGACACGATAGCGGATgcaccaacgctgaagttatattctgataatcgaggtgtttctataggatcggcatatttatcgaagccgctcttactcataagtccccgagaattttgccctcgatcaatccttcgattgttcTGAACTGCATTGCGTGCTGAACCGTTGTTCACCCGATCTGCGACGTACggtcgatatcggtctctgtttgacctttgttctctgtcgatctcctTTTGGTTTTTAGTAACTGTCTTGTTCTGATGCACAGGTCTGTACGgagctcccaactgatcatcctcgaccctaattttcgattggtatcggttgtgtacatctgcccaagttatcgctggatactcgatcaaattttgtttcagccgatgtgatgcCGTCGAgcttagctcgttcaacccttgggtgaaagcttgtacggcccaatcgtatgtgaccggtggtaattccatgcgttccactTGAAATcaggatacgaattccctcagcatttcattctccctttgctttactttgaagaggtctgatttccttgttgctacctttatggcaccagcatgtgcctttacgaacgaatctgctaacatggcaaaagaatcgatagaattcggtggtaaattgtgataccagatcatcgctcccttcgagagggtctccccgaactttttcaacaacacggattcgatctcatcatcctccaaatcgttgccttttatggcacatgtgtaagaggtgacatgttcgttaggatcggtcgtaccattatattttgaaatttcgggcatacggaattttttggagATTGGCTTCGGCGCCGCACTCGACGGAAAATGCTTTAGTATGAATATTTTCGAATCAAGCccctttatcattggtggagcccccgggatttgatcaaccctggcattgtacgtttccaccctcttgtcgttgtcttcgactcgttttgtaagttcctcgagcaatttagtaattccgggagtagtcctcgattcttgctcgttagatttcactatggcgagctctgttctgggggtgacttctcgaagaggattggaatccggcctgctttgtgcgcgagtttggctctttagctgagctatcgctacttgttgggcttgtaacatctcgaagatcatatgtaagctggccccgatttcccccgcgttttgggtgtctcgggctacggattgagtaccgccctgaatgcttctttccggttcgaaacgctgattcgcctccaaagctatttgtgaattgacatccaatggtatttcggctcgaattttgggtacttcgattcgagcctcggtgCCATCGTTAATTGGCCTTCCGGCCCCGGTGCCATCGTTAATTGGCCTTCCGGCCccggtgccaagttgttggtttcatcttgaagacCGGCTTTGTTATCGATcggtgaagccatttgattggtGGTTATTCGTAGCTGATCCGAAATTCAAGATGTTTTCGGAAATAAGCACAATGGCGTGTTtttcagatttgtatcaaataaccactgttatcctcggtcccacggtgggcgccaaactgtttaccc
This DNA window, taken from Nicotiana tabacum cultivar K326 chromosome 4, ASM71507v2, whole genome shotgun sequence, encodes the following:
- the LOC107789654 gene encoding uncharacterized protein LOC107789654; the encoded protein is MGRFVRVRTSDLIPTEKMPFPEEWNMKLVPCMHGVVPDLKNWVRALVSTSTYAERSWRDLSKGRWEAKNHGLGKDAILRPLSNEEEISASVPKPVKENKRKRASVPEDPKPKKRMAHKPNKNVIPLTVEFVLRLREEEEEEEEEEEEEEEEEENDESAMVVRMKRTTDASLAAGPMMLHEAPPRTEDILEKDSGRVPELSDIENASYLSQRAGDLIEGALEPLRTEENAPGDSFGAAAIEDSPTFPAFSAGVIREAQALGALDLDRPHDEEDHFRDLFTGIEDVAGAGDESDLFHGLRQALNQVAAVY